TGTCACTGTAGTATAATATCAGTGACAATGGAGAGTTAATGGAACTGCATAACTTCAACCCCTGGTGGCAGGATGGCAAGGTCCCTACAGAGTTCATCGGAGAACGAAGGAAGATCTTCGATGAAGTGACTCAATATCTGGATCAACGCCAAATCCTTCTCTTTACGGGCCTTCGAAGGGTCGGCAAAACAACGCTGATGCACCAGATCATCGACACACTCCTCAGAAAGGGTGTCCACCCCTATCACATCTTCTACTTCTCCTTCGATGAGGCCAGATTCAACCTTGAAGAGCTGATCGAGCAATATGAAATTGAGATCTTGAAAGAGGATCTTTCCAAAGAGAAGGTGTTCCTGTTCCTCGATGAAATTCAGAAGATGAGGGATTGGCCGTCGAAGGTGAAAATTCTTTACGATCTCAATCCGAAATTAAAAATAGTCCTGACCGGTTCAGCTCAGATCGCTATGTGGAAAGGAACACGGGAAAGTCTGGCGGGAAGGTATTTCGACTTCGTGATTCAGCCCTTAAATTTTGAGGAGTACCTTGGCTTCAGAAAAGTCGAGATTGATACAAGCAGGGAGAAGATTTTTGAAAAGGAATTGAAGCGCCACATGGCGGGCTTCCTGAGAACAGGAGGGTTTATTGAGGCGCTCGATATGGATGAGCGCATGCTTCACAAATATATCAAGGAGAGCCTGCTCGAACGAGTTGTGTTTGTGGACATCCCCCAGACCTTTCCGCTCGATATGCCGGCGCTCCTTCTCAGGCTCTTGACGATCACCGCGTCAAGGCCCGGCTTTTATCTGGATTATAGAAACCTCAGCAACGATCTGAAGATCGATCAGAGGACGATTGCCAATTATATATCGTATCTGGAATACGCGCTGTTTTTACAGAAACTCTACAACTACTCCCGAAACCTGCTCACCAGCGAGAAGAAGGTGAAAAAGCTCTACCCCTCCAACACCGCTTTCACGTTGGCGCTGAATCCTCAGGCACCCTTGTCGATTGTCCTGGAGCAGTTTTTCGTGAATGCCCTTGGCGCGAGATTCTTTTTGAAAACGCCGCAGAAGGAAGAGATTGATATCATCCATAACCGTGAAGCTCAACTCCTTCCGGTTGAGATCAAGATAAAAGAACAGATAGGCAAAGAGGATACGAAGAAACTTTTTAAATTCATGGAAAGACAGCAACTTCACAGGGCGTTACTCATCACCCTTCACACGGACACGACAATCCGAAAAGAGCAATACGCCATAGAGGCAATTCCCTATTGGAGGTACTGGAGCATCATGCAGCGAGTATCGGCGCCGCCGGGTCGTTCCTGTTGACGGTAAGCCATCGAGACCTTGTCCTTAGCGGGCCGGTGGCTGTGAAATCGGGGGGCATCTTACGTCATTCGTGGGCTGGGGGTTGCGGAACTGTCAGAGGGTCTTGTATTTTCATGTATTGTGAATTGGGTTAAGATAGCAGCCAACAGTTTACATGACAATAGGAGAGTCAAGGAGGAGGAGATTCACCGCCTTGCGAAGAGAAAGCACAGCGGGATTCAAGAACGGTATCATCCGAATAACAGTCGTGAGACAACATCATGGACAATGAACGGTATACCTGCATTGCGCTAAGGAATGCGCAGAACACGCTGGCTGAAGATGTCCGGCAGGGGCTTACCGCGCCTAGAAAGTGGCTTCCGTGCAAATACTTCTACGATCCTGAAGGAAACGCGCTGTTCGGGCAGATTAGCGAGCTACCCGAGTATTATCTGACGCGGGTGGAGACCGCTATTCTTAACACCCATGCCGCTCGAATCATCGAACGCTGTCCTTCGGATCTTGCATTGGTCGAATTGGGCAGCGGCAACTCGACGAAGAGCCGATACCTGATCGAGCCTTGTCTGGTTCGGCAGGAGGAACTCACCTACTATGCCGTTGATATCTCACCCACCGGATTGGAGGACGGGACTCGACAGCTTTTACATGACTATCCTCATCTGCGGGTTGTGGGGGTGGCGGCCGAATTTGAGGATGGGCTGCGCTACCTGGCAGGGGGAGGGGATAGTGGGCCTCGGCTGGTCGTATTTCTTGGCTCTACCATCGGCAACTTCACGGAAGAAGAGATCGCCGGTTTTTTTGCGATGCTTCGTAGTTATCTACACCCAACGGACCGGCTCTTGCTCGGCGTTGACCTGATCAAAGACCCTGCTGTGCTTAAGGCAGCCTATGATGATGCCCAAGGCGTTACCGCGAAGTTCAATCTTAACATTCTGACACGGCTCAACCAGGAGTTATCGGCCAATTTCGATTTGACGGCATTTCGGCATCGAGCGGTGTGGAATTACGAGCGCAGCCGGATAGAGATGCACTTAGTCAGTCTGCGAGACCAGCATGTCGGGATCGCCAATCTGGACCTCGATATCGAGTTTCGCCAGGATGAGACTATTCACACGGAAAACTGCTATAAGTACTCCCAGGGCCATATCGAATCGCTACTCGCCGACCATGGATTTCAGGTCCTTGGTGCCTTTAGCGATCCTCAGGAGTACTTTTGCCTTTTCCTGGCCTCCTGATCATCCCGATTGGGACTCTGACCTGGAAGTGTGGCGTAGAATCGGCCAGCATGAGAGGCCGCGCACGCAGAAGGCCACCCATCCGACCTCATGACAGCTACAGCTTGGAATAATTCACCCGAAGCGAAAAACCACCTAGCA
This genomic interval from Candidatus Methylomirabilis tolerans contains the following:
- a CDS encoding ATP-binding protein, with translation MELHNFNPWWQDGKVPTEFIGERRKIFDEVTQYLDQRQILLFTGLRRVGKTTLMHQIIDTLLRKGVHPYHIFYFSFDEARFNLEELIEQYEIEILKEDLSKEKVFLFLDEIQKMRDWPSKVKILYDLNPKLKIVLTGSAQIAMWKGTRESLAGRYFDFVIQPLNFEEYLGFRKVEIDTSREKIFEKELKRHMAGFLRTGGFIEALDMDERMLHKYIKESLLERVVFVDIPQTFPLDMPALLLRLLTITASRPGFYLDYRNLSNDLKIDQRTIANYISYLEYALFLQKLYNYSRNLLTSEKKVKKLYPSNTAFTLALNPQAPLSIVLEQFFVNALGARFFLKTPQKEEIDIIHNREAQLLPVEIKIKEQIGKEDTKKLFKFMERQQLHRALLITLHTDTTIRKEQYAIEAIPYWRYWSIMQRVSAPPGRSC
- the egtD gene encoding L-histidine N(alpha)-methyltransferase, which codes for MDNERYTCIALRNAQNTLAEDVRQGLTAPRKWLPCKYFYDPEGNALFGQISELPEYYLTRVETAILNTHAARIIERCPSDLALVELGSGNSTKSRYLIEPCLVRQEELTYYAVDISPTGLEDGTRQLLHDYPHLRVVGVAAEFEDGLRYLAGGGDSGPRLVVFLGSTIGNFTEEEIAGFFAMLRSYLHPTDRLLLGVDLIKDPAVLKAAYDDAQGVTAKFNLNILTRLNQELSANFDLTAFRHRAVWNYERSRIEMHLVSLRDQHVGIANLDLDIEFRQDETIHTENCYKYSQGHIESLLADHGFQVLGAFSDPQEYFCLFLAS